From Nitratidesulfovibrio vulgaris str. Hildenborough, a single genomic window includes:
- the cmk gene encoding (d)CMP kinase has protein sequence MPDTTGGHPAALKVVTLDGPAGVGKTTLARRVADALGIPYLDTGAMFRTMAWRLGPDGPDLDEALLRDRLAGFVFTLRGRGGASVLSCNGEDIGNEIRTEEVGAMASRIAALPVVRECLKAAQQRMGAAQPLVVEGRDMGTVVFPGARHKFFLDAAPEIRAMRRYTQLQTMGEAHDLALLTEQIRSRDEQDRNRAVAPLRPAADAIIVDTGDLDIDGVFGVIMQHIRSRDGL, from the coding sequence ATGCCTGATACCACTGGGGGCCACCCGGCCGCACTCAAGGTGGTGACCCTCGACGGCCCCGCCGGTGTGGGCAAGACGACGCTGGCACGCCGCGTGGCGGATGCCCTCGGCATCCCGTATCTCGACACGGGGGCCATGTTCCGCACCATGGCGTGGAGACTCGGCCCCGACGGCCCCGATCTGGATGAGGCACTCCTGCGCGACCGCCTTGCCGGGTTCGTCTTCACGCTACGGGGTCGTGGCGGGGCATCGGTACTCTCGTGCAACGGTGAGGACATCGGCAACGAGATTCGCACTGAAGAAGTGGGGGCCATGGCCTCGCGCATCGCCGCACTGCCCGTGGTGCGCGAATGCCTCAAGGCAGCGCAGCAGCGCATGGGCGCAGCGCAGCCCCTGGTCGTGGAAGGGCGCGACATGGGCACTGTGGTCTTCCCGGGTGCACGGCACAAGTTCTTCCTTGATGCCGCCCCCGAAATACGGGCCATGCGCCGGTACACACAGTTACAGACCATGGGCGAGGCCCACGACCTTGCACTCCTCACCGAACAGATTCGCAGCAGGGACGAGCAAGACCGCAACAGGGCCGTCGCCCCACTCCGCCCCGCCGCCGACGCCATCATCGTGGACACGGGGGACCTCGACATCGACGGTGTTTTCGGTGTCATCATGCAGCACATCAGGTCGCGCGACGGACTCTAG
- the hisC gene encoding histidinol-phosphate transaminase, with amino-acid sequence MTAPSMSRPDDVRPEVLDFKPYVPGLSIDEIRDRFGLADVVKLASNENPLGTSPVVQRTLKTKADLAFRYAQSGNPRLTRAIAAHHGVAPERVVAGNGSDEIIDLLIRVRATPGKHNIVAFRPCFSIYELQAKFCGLEFRQADLRPDFTFDWDAFLAATDENTAIAFVTTPDNPSGWCPPVSELEHVARTLPPSCLFVIDEAYMDFCGDEAAHSLLSRLDAFPNIAVLRTFSKSFGLAGLRLGYGILPERLADYLHRVRLPFSVNILAEEAGLAALEDTVFRSETLRVTAEGRAYIAEGLTALGCEVMPSWANFIMFRPPTDATDLFEALLRRGIIIRPLKSYGLPQHLRVSVGNADENRRFIEACKEILPHA; translated from the coding sequence ATGACCGCACCAAGCATGAGCAGGCCGGACGATGTGCGGCCAGAAGTGCTCGACTTCAAGCCCTACGTTCCGGGCTTGTCCATCGACGAGATACGCGACCGCTTCGGACTCGCCGACGTGGTGAAGCTGGCAAGCAACGAAAACCCCCTCGGCACTTCGCCCGTCGTGCAGCGTACCCTCAAGACCAAGGCCGACCTCGCCTTCCGCTACGCGCAGTCGGGCAACCCCCGCCTCACGCGTGCCATTGCCGCCCATCATGGTGTCGCGCCGGAACGTGTCGTGGCGGGCAACGGTTCAGACGAGATCATCGACCTGCTCATCCGCGTGCGCGCCACCCCCGGCAAGCACAACATCGTGGCCTTTCGCCCGTGCTTCAGCATCTACGAGCTTCAGGCGAAGTTCTGCGGTCTGGAATTCCGGCAGGCCGACCTGCGACCCGATTTCACCTTCGACTGGGACGCCTTCCTCGCCGCCACGGATGAGAACACCGCCATCGCCTTCGTGACCACCCCCGACAACCCCTCCGGCTGGTGTCCGCCGGTGTCTGAACTTGAACACGTCGCCCGCACACTGCCCCCGTCGTGCCTCTTCGTCATCGATGAGGCGTACATGGATTTCTGCGGCGACGAAGCCGCGCATTCGCTGCTTTCTCGGCTTGACGCCTTCCCCAACATCGCGGTGCTACGCACCTTCTCCAAGAGCTTCGGGCTTGCGGGACTTCGCCTCGGCTACGGCATCCTCCCGGAACGTCTGGCCGACTACCTGCACCGGGTACGGCTGCCGTTCAGCGTGAACATCCTCGCCGAAGAAGCGGGACTTGCCGCCCTTGAGGATACTGTGTTCAGAAGCGAGACCCTTCGCGTCACCGCCGAAGGCCGTGCGTACATCGCCGAAGGACTGACGGCACTGGGGTGCGAGGTCATGCCCTCGTGGGCCAACTTCATCATGTTCCGACCGCCCACGGATGCCACCGACCTCTTCGAGGCGCTTCTGCGGCGCGGCATCATCATCAGACCTCTCAAAAGCTATGGCCTGCCCCAACACCTGCGGGTGAGCGTGGGCAACGCCGACGAGAACAGACGTTTCATAGAAGCCTGCAAGGAGATTCTGCCTCATGCCTGA
- a CDS encoding universal stress protein — protein MTGYKTILCAIDFSDHSKTVAEHASMLAASMGASVLVVYAAPSLSQYVGFHVPPNSIENFVGEIVSGAEKAMENFVAENFGNVPAKGKIVIGYAAEEILALAEKEKVDLIIMGTHGRRGIDRILFGSVAEKVVKSAEQPVLTIRPVA, from the coding sequence ATGACTGGTTACAAGACTATCCTGTGCGCCATAGACTTTTCCGACCACAGCAAGACCGTCGCCGAACATGCATCCATGCTGGCCGCCAGCATGGGGGCCTCGGTTCTCGTCGTCTACGCGGCCCCTTCTCTGAGCCAGTACGTAGGGTTCCATGTGCCGCCCAACTCCATCGAGAACTTCGTGGGTGAAATCGTCAGCGGTGCCGAGAAGGCCATGGAGAACTTCGTGGCCGAGAACTTCGGCAACGTCCCCGCCAAGGGCAAGATCGTCATCGGCTATGCGGCTGAAGAAATCCTCGCCCTTGCAGAGAAGGAGAAGGTCGACCTCATCATCATGGGTACCCATGGCAGACGTGGCATCGACCGCATCCTTTTCGGGTCCGTGGCCGAGAAGGTGGTCAAGAGCGCGGAACAGCCCGTGCTGACCATCCGCCCTGTTGCCTGA
- a CDS encoding CinA family protein: protein MKEEAVIDLIALLGARLTATGRRFATAESCTGGLIAAWCTDIPGSSVWFEGGVVAYANDVKRDLLGVREGTLAAHGAVSEEVVREMVAGICRIAGVQAAVAVSGIAGPDGGTADKPVGTVWIASSLDGVIEAHRFHFAGDRRTIREDTAEAALRWTMERMEDGG, encoded by the coding sequence ATGAAAGAAGAAGCCGTCATAGACCTCATCGCCCTGCTGGGTGCACGCCTCACTGCCACCGGGCGCCGTTTTGCCACCGCGGAATCGTGTACGGGCGGCCTCATCGCTGCATGGTGCACCGACATCCCCGGTAGTTCCGTATGGTTCGAAGGCGGTGTCGTCGCCTACGCCAATGACGTGAAGCGTGACCTGCTTGGAGTGCGCGAAGGCACTCTGGCGGCCCACGGTGCCGTCAGCGAGGAGGTCGTCCGAGAGATGGTCGCAGGCATATGCCGCATCGCGGGGGTACAGGCAGCCGTGGCAGTGTCGGGCATCGCCGGCCCCGATGGCGGCACCGCCGACAAACCCGTGGGAACGGTATGGATAGCTTCGTCACTGGATGGCGTCATCGAGGCACACAGGTTCCACTTCGCGGGCGACAGGCGAACCATCCGTGAAGACACGGCTGAGGCTGCCCTGCGCTGGACGATGGAACGCATGGAGGACGGGGGCTAG
- a CDS encoding glucokinase encodes MMHRDTVTSFPFVATGMEKGCRILAADIGGTRSRFAYFDYAGGELGMGDVVRIPTAEATGFDDLLGRVRAAAPGAWARLTRQTDTGNDAPDTPDASVTAFAAFAVAGPVEEGARCLPPNIGWHIDLATTRGLPCAASLLNDFEAQGWACLLPGAQQCLQLLPGKPDATAPVAVVGAGTGLGKCLLLPGTPHRVLPSEGGHATFAFEGRAEAEYAAFAADRLGVGRLIGDDVLSGPGLSLLYAYHHGETLPPHEVAARLTGSDVVVEWFARFYGRTCRDWALHTLARGGVRIAGGVAAANPMLVQHGAFAEAFFDCPTHTHLLRTIPVSLVTNADAGLWGAAIFALLHAGTRRTPR; translated from the coding sequence ATGATGCATCGTGACACGGTGACAAGCTTTCCCTTTGTCGCGACCGGCATGGAGAAGGGCTGCCGTATCCTTGCCGCAGACATCGGCGGGACACGCAGCCGCTTTGCCTACTTCGACTATGCCGGAGGGGAGCTTGGCATGGGCGATGTCGTCCGCATCCCCACGGCGGAGGCTACCGGGTTCGACGACCTGCTTGGCAGGGTGCGCGCAGCCGCGCCCGGTGCATGGGCGCGACTGACGCGACAGACTGACACCGGGAATGATGCTCCGGATACGCCCGATGCAAGCGTCACCGCCTTCGCCGCCTTTGCCGTGGCAGGGCCTGTCGAGGAGGGGGCGCGTTGTCTGCCTCCCAACATCGGTTGGCATATCGACCTCGCCACCACGCGTGGTTTGCCGTGTGCAGCGTCGCTGCTCAACGATTTCGAGGCGCAGGGATGGGCCTGTCTGCTGCCCGGGGCGCAACAGTGCCTTCAGCTACTGCCCGGAAAGCCGGACGCGACGGCACCTGTGGCTGTCGTCGGGGCAGGCACGGGGCTTGGCAAATGCCTTCTGCTTCCGGGCACGCCGCACAGGGTGCTGCCCTCGGAGGGAGGGCACGCCACGTTCGCCTTCGAGGGGCGTGCCGAGGCCGAATACGCCGCCTTTGCTGCCGACCGCCTTGGCGTGGGACGACTGATTGGCGATGACGTGCTTTCCGGGCCCGGGCTGTCTCTGTTGTACGCCTATCATCACGGCGAGACGCTACCCCCGCACGAGGTGGCGGCACGTCTCACCGGAAGTGACGTCGTCGTCGAGTGGTTCGCGCGTTTCTACGGGCGCACCTGCCGTGACTGGGCGTTGCATACCCTTGCCAGAGGCGGTGTGCGCATCGCGGGGGGAGTGGCGGCTGCCAACCCCATGCTGGTGCAGCATGGGGCCTTCGCCGAGGCGTTCTTCGATTGCCCCACGCACACGCACCTCTTGCGCACCATCCCCGTCTCACTGGTCACCAATGCCGACGCCGGCCTATGGGGGGCGGCCATCTTTGCCCTGCTTCATGCCGGGACAAGGAGAACGCCACGATGA
- a CDS encoding TVP38/TMEM64 family protein: MKHGAREAVTVGPGGSAGETDVDTPVRGQATEERIVLPWGTGQTGDEAVSPSAASGGRGRTFVRVALLGLVGVALAGFWFAGGSDLLTLERLRASHDTLVSIYRESPVASVLVFSLVYVAATALSFPGAAVLTLGGASVFGFWVSLVAVSFASTVGATLAFMGARYVFRDWVARRFMEPMRRVDEGVRKDGLFYLFSLRLVPVVPFFLVNLLMGLTRMPTRTYYWVSQVGMLPGTAVYVYAGQELGRIRTTADIFSPGLVAAFVLLAVFPWMTRSALAWYRARRMD; the protein is encoded by the coding sequence ATGAAGCATGGAGCACGCGAGGCGGTTACCGTCGGCCCCGGCGGCAGTGCGGGTGAAACGGATGTGGATACTCCCGTCCGGGGACAGGCCACAGAGGAGCGTATCGTCTTGCCCTGGGGGACGGGACAGACCGGCGACGAGGCTGTGTCGCCTTCCGCAGCTTCAGGGGGGCGCGGCAGAACGTTCGTGCGTGTCGCCCTGTTGGGACTGGTCGGCGTGGCACTGGCGGGTTTCTGGTTCGCGGGGGGGAGTGACCTGTTGACTCTCGAACGCCTGCGGGCCTCACACGACACGCTGGTCTCCATCTATAGGGAGTCTCCGGTTGCCAGCGTGCTTGTCTTCTCCCTCGTCTATGTGGCGGCTACGGCCTTGTCCTTTCCGGGGGCGGCGGTGCTCACGCTTGGCGGGGCCTCGGTCTTCGGCTTCTGGGTGTCGCTGGTCGCCGTCTCTTTCGCCAGCACCGTCGGGGCGACCCTCGCCTTCATGGGGGCCCGCTACGTGTTCCGTGATTGGGTGGCCCGTCGTTTCATGGAACCCATGCGACGGGTCGACGAAGGTGTGCGCAAGGACGGGCTCTTCTATCTGTTCTCGTTGCGCCTCGTGCCTGTGGTGCCGTTCTTTCTGGTCAATCTGCTCATGGGGCTGACCCGCATGCCCACGCGCACCTACTACTGGGTGTCGCAGGTGGGCATGTTGCCCGGCACGGCCGTGTACGTCTACGCCGGGCAGGAGTTGGGGCGCATCAGGACGACGGCGGACATCTTCTCGCCCGGACTCGTCGCGGCCTTTGTGCTGCTTGCCGTCTTTCCGTGGATGACCCGCAGTGCACTCGCATGGTATCGTGCTCGACGGATGGACTGA
- a CDS encoding dihydrolipoyl dehydrogenase family protein — translation MDYDADLLVIGGGAAGLTVAAGAARLGARVVLADRGPTLGGDCLHHGCVPSKTLIASARARRTMRDAPRFGLPEVALPPVDFKAVAAHIAGVQSVIQKHDSVERFSGLGVEVRFGDAVFVDEHTVAVEGRRISARRIVVATGSSPQIPAFPGLADTPYLTNRDIFTLETLPASLIVLGGGPIAVEMAQAFARLGSRVVLVQRGGHILSREDADMAAVVHEALEQDGVRIMTGATVEVARRQDAGVVVTVRVGDEHVDVHGERLLVALGRTPNVEGLHLGNAGVVFSERGVPVDARMRTSQSHILAAGDVTGAWQFTHAAGYEGSVVVANAVLRLPRKAKYDRMPWCTFTDPELASVGLNEREAHRQGIGVDVHTESFSSNDRALAEGTACGLLKLVLARGTQRVLGVQIAGPHAGELINGWCMALGGGVRLTTLAGGVMPYPTLGEISRRVAGNIVSEALFSDKVRNVLCTLFRYRGKGC, via the coding sequence ATGGACTACGACGCCGACCTGTTGGTCATCGGGGGCGGGGCCGCAGGGTTGACTGTGGCCGCCGGTGCGGCCCGGCTGGGTGCCCGTGTGGTTCTGGCCGACAGGGGGCCGACCCTTGGCGGAGACTGCCTTCATCATGGCTGTGTGCCCAGCAAGACGCTCATCGCCTCGGCAAGGGCACGGAGGACCATGCGTGATGCCCCACGTTTCGGGTTGCCGGAGGTGGCACTCCCCCCCGTGGACTTCAAGGCCGTAGCCGCGCATATCGCGGGGGTGCAGTCTGTCATCCAGAAGCACGATTCTGTCGAGCGCTTCAGCGGGTTGGGGGTCGAGGTGCGCTTCGGCGATGCGGTGTTCGTCGATGAGCATACCGTGGCGGTGGAAGGACGACGCATTTCGGCGAGGCGCATCGTGGTGGCAACGGGGTCGTCTCCGCAAATCCCCGCCTTCCCCGGTCTCGCAGATACCCCCTATCTGACCAATCGTGACATCTTCACGCTTGAGACGCTGCCCGCATCCCTGATTGTGCTGGGGGGCGGCCCCATCGCTGTCGAGATGGCACAGGCCTTCGCGCGTCTGGGCTCACGGGTGGTGCTCGTCCAGCGGGGGGGGCACATCCTTTCGCGTGAGGATGCCGATATGGCGGCGGTCGTCCATGAGGCCCTAGAACAGGATGGCGTGCGCATCATGACAGGGGCGACGGTCGAGGTTGCCCGTCGTCAGGACGCCGGTGTTGTCGTGACCGTGCGGGTGGGCGATGAGCATGTCGACGTTCACGGAGAGCGTCTTCTTGTCGCGCTCGGTCGTACGCCGAATGTCGAAGGACTGCACCTTGGCAATGCCGGTGTGGTCTTCTCTGAACGTGGCGTGCCGGTGGACGCCCGGATGAGGACGTCGCAGTCGCATATCCTTGCGGCGGGCGATGTCACGGGGGCGTGGCAGTTCACCCATGCAGCCGGGTACGAGGGGTCGGTCGTGGTCGCCAATGCCGTGTTGCGTCTGCCGCGAAAGGCGAAGTACGACCGGATGCCGTGGTGCACGTTCACCGACCCGGAGTTGGCCTCTGTGGGGCTCAATGAGCGCGAAGCGCATCGGCAGGGCATCGGCGTGGACGTGCATACCGAATCGTTCTCCAGTAATGACAGGGCGCTGGCAGAAGGAACGGCCTGCGGGCTTTTGAAGCTGGTACTCGCACGCGGGACGCAGCGGGTGCTTGGTGTCCAGATTGCGGGACCGCACGCAGGCGAACTCATCAACGGCTGGTGCATGGCGCTTGGCGGCGGGGTAAGGTTGACCACCCTCGCCGGAGGGGTCATGCCCTATCCCACGCTGGGCGAGATTTCACGCCGTGTGGCGGGGAACATCGTCTCCGAGGCGTTGTTTTCGGACAAGGTGCGCAATGTGCTCTGTACTCTTTTCCGCTACCGCGGCAAGGGCTGCTGA
- the hisA gene encoding 1-(5-phosphoribosyl)-5-[(5-phosphoribosylamino)methylideneamino]imidazole-4-carboxamide isomerase yields MIVFPAIDLMNGVCVRLRRGRADDETVFSSDPVATARHWQEQGGRWLHVVDLDGAFSGQPVNAPLIRSICDALDIPVQLGGGIRDAATAKAYLEAGVERLIIGTIALEEPDAYAALCAEFPGRIGVSLDAEGGKLKTKGWVADSGLTVDEVLPRLLEAGTAFIIYTDIDRDGMQTGVNLPALEHLAKASTVPVIAAGGVATLEDVKALYPLSRTTNLQGAVSGRAIYEGTLDLRTAMDWIRQQEKAEAC; encoded by the coding sequence GTGATCGTCTTTCCCGCCATCGACCTCATGAACGGCGTATGCGTCCGGCTGCGCCGTGGCAGGGCCGACGACGAGACGGTCTTCTCATCCGACCCCGTAGCCACTGCAAGGCACTGGCAGGAACAGGGCGGGCGCTGGCTTCATGTCGTCGACCTCGATGGCGCATTCAGTGGCCAGCCGGTCAATGCCCCCCTGATACGCAGCATCTGCGACGCGCTGGACATACCTGTCCAGCTTGGCGGGGGCATCCGTGACGCAGCCACCGCCAAAGCCTACCTCGAAGCCGGGGTCGAACGCCTCATCATCGGCACCATCGCCCTTGAAGAACCTGATGCCTATGCCGCACTCTGCGCGGAATTCCCCGGTCGCATCGGCGTTTCGCTGGATGCCGAGGGCGGCAAGCTGAAGACAAAGGGGTGGGTCGCCGACTCCGGTCTCACCGTGGACGAGGTGCTGCCCAGACTGCTTGAGGCGGGCACGGCCTTCATCATCTACACCGACATAGACCGTGACGGGATGCAGACCGGTGTGAACCTGCCTGCGCTCGAACATCTTGCCAAGGCTAGCACGGTGCCCGTCATCGCAGCCGGGGGCGTCGCCACGCTTGAAGACGTGAAGGCACTCTACCCGCTGTCACGCACCACCAACCTTCAGGGGGCCGTCTCCGGACGTGCCATCTACGAAGGGACCCTCGACCTGCGTACCGCCATGGACTGGATACGCCAGCAGGAGAAGGCGGAAGCATGCTGA
- a CDS encoding lipoprotein, with amino-acid sequence MRTAMRLPLIVLVFAALLFAGCQKEQRGPAPLPQLKIGVTGFTQPTTTVDLMAGYIPEGQHMVGPEKMFDLSKTFAEELQTQTKRTYTFVQQGAQDIDTSTHKPGQGQALAYWVEVGRTAGVDLLVVPQVIDLVERDGGDAGVVTPASVVLDFYLIDIREGSLVARSRFDERQTGLAENMLDMPKFLMRGGKWLTALDLSREGMRKAIKEFGL; translated from the coding sequence ATGCGTACCGCCATGCGCCTCCCGCTCATCGTACTGGTATTCGCGGCTCTTCTGTTCGCAGGCTGTCAGAAGGAACAGCGCGGCCCAGCGCCGCTGCCGCAGCTTAAAATCGGCGTGACCGGTTTCACCCAGCCCACGACCACCGTCGACCTCATGGCCGGGTACATCCCCGAAGGGCAGCACATGGTGGGCCCCGAGAAGATGTTCGACCTCAGCAAGACCTTCGCCGAAGAATTGCAGACACAGACCAAACGCACCTACACGTTCGTACAGCAGGGCGCACAGGACATCGACACGTCCACCCACAAGCCCGGTCAGGGGCAGGCCCTCGCCTACTGGGTCGAAGTGGGCCGCACCGCCGGGGTCGACCTGCTGGTCGTACCGCAGGTCATCGACCTCGTCGAACGCGATGGCGGAGACGCCGGGGTCGTCACACCCGCCAGCGTGGTGCTCGATTTCTACCTCATCGACATCAGGGAAGGCAGCCTCGTGGCCCGTTCGCGCTTCGACGAACGCCAGACCGGACTTGCCGAGAACATGCTCGACATGCCCAAGTTCCTCATGCGTGGGGGCAAGTGGCTTACGGCACTCGACCTCTCCCGCGAGGGGATGCGCAAGGCCATCAAGGAGTTCGGTCTGTGA
- the hisB gene encoding imidazoleglycerol-phosphate dehydratase HisB, with translation MGNGMQTVARKASVERVTNETTIALTLTIEGEGNVRVTTGFGMLDHMLTLTAFWAGFDLDLTCKGDMHIDAHHTAEDVALCLGQALATALDDRKGIARVGFARVPMDEALAEVTLDISGRPWLEWRGDEYLPPVIAGEEKDLWREFHKAFASAARMNLHVSYLYGKNGHHLLESASKGLGLALRQAVRRDRQTVLSTKGSLD, from the coding sequence ATGGGCAACGGTATGCAAACTGTCGCACGAAAGGCATCCGTCGAGCGGGTCACCAACGAGACGACCATCGCCCTGACCCTCACCATCGAGGGCGAAGGTAATGTCCGCGTGACCACCGGCTTCGGGATGCTCGACCACATGCTCACGCTCACGGCCTTCTGGGCAGGGTTCGACCTCGACCTCACCTGCAAGGGCGACATGCACATCGACGCACACCATACCGCAGAGGATGTCGCCCTGTGCCTCGGGCAGGCACTCGCCACGGCATTGGACGACCGCAAGGGCATCGCCCGCGTCGGTTTCGCCCGTGTGCCCATGGACGAGGCGCTGGCAGAGGTCACGCTCGACATATCCGGGCGTCCCTGGCTTGAATGGCGGGGCGACGAGTACCTGCCGCCCGTCATCGCCGGAGAGGAGAAGGACCTGTGGCGCGAATTCCACAAGGCGTTCGCCTCTGCCGCACGCATGAACCTCCATGTCTCCTATCTCTATGGCAAGAATGGACACCACCTGCTGGAATCGGCCAGCAAAGGCCTCGGCCTCGCCTTGCGGCAGGCCGTCCGCCGTGACCGCCAGACGGTGCTCAGCACCAAAGGAAGCCTCGACTGA